From the Fusobacterium ulcerans ATCC 49185 genome, the window GATTAAGATCAGCTACTGCCTGAACCCTTCTATTATCTCCTGTTAAAAATGTTTTATTTATATTTTCAAATTTTACTCTTTTAGCTCCCATAACTCTCTCCTTACTATTCTGAAATACTATCTATTCCCATTTTTTTCAATATGTATGTCATTATTCCTATTACGAAAAATACTATGATGATAAGAATAGTACAATATGCTGAAGCTACTCCTATCTTACCAACATCTATCTGATTCATGATAGCAACTGTCAATAGATTATACTTAGCAGAAACTAAGAAGATAATCGTACTTACCAAAGTCATGCTTCTAACAAAAGCATAAACCAAACCACTGAAAAAAGCAGGTTTTATCATTGGAAGAGTTACAGAAGTAAATACCTTTTTACTATTTGCTCCTAATACAGTGGCAGCTTCTTCAATAGATGGATCTATCTGCTGAAGAGCAGCTATTCCTGATCTTATTCCTATAGGCATATTTCTCATTATGAATGCTATTATCAAAATAGTTGCTGTACCTGTGAGAACTAAAGGTTTTGTATTAAATGTAATAATATATCCAAGTCCTACAATTGTTCCTGGTATAGCAATAGCCATCATAGTAATAAATTCAATAAATCCTTTTCCTAAGAATTTTTTTCTAACTATAAGGAAGGCTATTATCATGGCTAATATTCCCGTAATAGGTGTAGATATTATAGAAAGGAATGTTGTATCCCATATTGGCTTCATTCCTAAAGCAAATACATATTTATAGTGTTCCAGAGAAAAATCATATTTTACTCCCCAAAGTCTTACAAATGAACCTATTGGTATCATTACATACATAAGAAATACCCAGAAAGTAAGGAATGCCATGACAATAAAAATCGGCATTGTTATATTTTTTTCACTGATTTTTTCTCTTTCCCTTGAAACTTTTCCTGTAACTGTAACATAAGATTTTTTACTGATATAATATTTCTGTGTTACAAATATTGAAATAGACATAAGTATTAAAACAACTGCAAGAGCTGTTGCACTTCCCATATCATAATTTCCTATCCCTTGAAGATATATCTGAACTGCTACTGTTGTAAAGTTTCCTCCTATTACCATTGGATTTCCAAAATCAGCTATTGCTTGTATAAATATTACAAGAACAGCATTTGCCAATCCTGGTATCATTAAAGGAAATGTTATAGTTCTGAAAACATCCCATCTTGAAGCTCCTAAATCTCTTGAAGCTTCCTCAACAGAAGGGTCTATTTTCTGCAGCAGTCCTACCAGCATCAGATATGCAACTGGGAAGAATGTCAATACCTGTACTAAAACTAGTCCATGAAATCCATATATTTCAGCATTTCTTATTCCTAGCAAATTTCTAGTTATAAAGCCTCTTCTTCCTAACAAAAGTATAGCCGATAAAGCTATAACAAATGGAGGAGATACTATTGGAAGTATAGCAATAGAGCTGAAAAATTTTCTGAATGGCAGCTTTACATAAGTCATTCCATATGCAAAGAAAAATCCAATAGCTGTAGATATTACAGAAGTCACTACTCCTAATTTTAAGGTATTCAATATTATGATAAAATTTTCCTGCATTGCTTTTATATTCTTATAATGAATTAATGAGAATTCCCCTTTATATGTAAAACTTTCCTTCAAAATATTATACATAGGGAAAAGTATAAACATTATAAGAATAACTAGTATAAATGTTATTGTTGAAAATAGTATTGGATCATTGAATATCTTTTTCATATTCTTTAATTCCGTATTAATTTTAAGTTGTAAATTCGACATATGATTCCACCTTTACTATTTTGTAGGTGCTGTTGTTTTTGTTGCAGTACTGAATTTATCTAGTAAATCTTTTCTGTTTTTTCCAGCCCAGTCAAAATTATAGTCTATTAGTTTTGTTCCAGCAATCTCTTTTACATCTTCTGGAGCATTTGCAGTTTGATTAGTCAAGAATTGGTAAGAACCAACTGTTTGTCCTAATTCCTGTGCTTTTTTAGAAAGTGCCCAGTCTACAAATTTCTTAGCTGATGCCTGATCTGGACCATTTTTAAGAATTGCAACTCCACCTATTTCAAATCCTGTTCCCTCTTCTGGAGCAGAGATTATAATATCTTCATATCCTTCTTTTCTATATTTTATAGCATCATGAAGGAATGTAATTCCAATAGCTGTTTCTCCTAATCCTACCATTCTTCCAGGTGCAGTTCCTGATTTAGTATATTGTCTTACTTGTTCATTTAATTTTTGCATATAAGCCATTCCATCTTTTTCACCTTTTAATTGAATGATAGTTGCAAGCATTGTAAATGCAGTTCCAGATGACCCTGGGTGAGCTGTAACTATTTCTCCTTTATATTCAGGTTTTAAAAGATCAGCCCAAGATTTAGGCATTTCCGCTCCTATTTCTTCTAATACTTCTTTATTACCTACAAATCCAAGATATCCTACATATATTCCTGTCCAGATTCCATTTGGATCTTTAAATTTATCAGGAATGTCTTTAGCTACTGGCGATATATATGGTTCAATAAGGTTTTCCTCATTAGCTGCAACAAAGGCATCTATTGGACCTCCAAACCATACAGAAGCTGTCATATTAGCCTTTTCTGCTCTTATTCTAGCTAATGTTTCCCCACTACTCATTCTTACAAATTCAGTTTTTATTCCAGTTTCTTTTTCAAATTCTTTTACTGCTGCTATTGCATGGTCTTCCATCAATCCAGCATAAATAAGAAGATGACCTGTTTCCTTTTCTCCTGCTGCAAAAATTGTTGTTAAAGAAAGTAAGAAAGTGGCTACTATTGTTGATAATCTTTTCATAAATTAAACCTCCTCAATAATTTTAATCTGTTTTATAGTATATTTTCACTTAATTCCTTTCTGATATTATCAGAAATAAATTAAAATTTATTTTGAAGTGAATTTTCTATAATTTTCAATTTATCTAAGGGCTTTCCTTTAAAATAATTTCTTTCTATTTTTCTTTTGCTCTATCTACCAGCAGTTTAAAGATCCCTAAAAACTCATTATATCTATTTACAAGGTTCTCTGGATGCCATTGTATTCCCAATACAAATCTTTCATTCATATCTACAGTTTCAAATGCTTCCACTATTCCTTCACAAGAAAAAGCAGTAGCTTTTAGTCCTTTACCTAATTTTTTTACTGCCTGATGGTGAAAAGAGTTAACATATATTTTTTCATCTCCAAAAATATCATGAAGAACACTTTCTTTCTTTATATTTACACTATGAAATAATTCATCTCTATTAATATGAGTTGGGTGGTGACCCATAGCTGATTGAACCTGAGTATCTATATCCTGATAAAGAGTTCCATCAAAAGCTACATTTATTAATTGATGCCCTCTGCATATTCCTAATACTGGTATTTTTCTTTTAACTGCTTCTTCTAATAATTCAAATTCCATTATGTCTCTTTTAGTATCTATTCCAGGAATTTGAAGCCCAGGATCTTCTCCATAAAATCTAGGAGCCACATCTGCCCCACCACTAAATATTATTCCATCTAAACGGTAATCTTCTAAATATTCCTTTGCTATTCCTTCAGAAACTATTGGAATAAAAAGTGGAAGTCCTCCAGCTGCAAGTACTGCTTCAGCATATCCATAATTTATAGAGTTATATTCCCCTTTTTCTCTCATCTCTCTAAAAGTAGTTATTCCTATTATTGGTTTCAATTAATTTTCCTCCTCAACATCTCTTTGTTCTATTACATTCTACTATATAATATACTCTTTAGCGAAAGTTTTTACAACCTACAATTATAAATTATTCTAAATCCATCTTTTTCAAATATCCTGTATTTTTAAAATACTATATTTTTCTTAAAAAAACAAACAAATTTTTTAAAACTTTTTAAAATTTCCCTGTCATAGTTTGGTAATTACAGCACAACTATTCTGACATATAAAAAATAAATTAATTATATATTCTAGTAATATATCATTTTATTTTCCAAGTTAAAAATTGTATTTTATCAATAATATCCTTTAATAGGCGATGCTTCATACATATAGCTTTTTATACATACTTGGTTGGAAAAAATCTATCAAATATGCTATAATTAGAATGTTAGAAAAGAATAAGGAATTATTAAAGTCTGAATTTATGACCATTGAATATCAACTGATAAGTTTTTAAATTTTCCTCCTAAAAATATAATCTCTTCTGGTTTTTCTATTGAATATCAACTGATAAGTTTTTAAATGCATGTTTTTTTCCTATACTTCCAGCTTTATGACACATTGAATATCAACTGATAAGTTTTTAAATGAAAAATTAAATAATATAGTGGAAAAAACTAGAAAAATTGAATATCAACTGATAAGTTTTTAAATAAAAGTTTATGAAGAATTTAACGAGCTTGATAACATTGAATATCAACTGATAAGTTTTTAAATGAAAAAGATATGATGATTATGCATGGAATAATGATGGATTGAATATCAACTGATAAGTTTTTAAATTGCATTAAGTAACAGATTAATCTCTCAAGAAGAGAAATTGAATATCAACTGATAAGTTTTTAAATTAAGTTTGAAGCCTTTTTTTACAAGAACAATAGATTGAATATCAACTGATAAGTTTTTAAATTTTATTATAAAAGAATATTTATTATGGAAAATTATATTCTGTTTTTTAAATTTCTTGTATTTAATCTTTCAAAAAGTTATAATATCTTTACAGCAATACATCATCAAAGGAGGAATTAATATGACTTTATTAAAA encodes:
- a CDS encoding ABC transporter permease yields the protein MSNLQLKINTELKNMKKIFNDPILFSTITFILVILIMFILFPMYNILKESFTYKGEFSLIHYKNIKAMQENFIIILNTLKLGVVTSVISTAIGFFFAYGMTYVKLPFRKFFSSIAILPIVSPPFVIALSAILLLGRRGFITRNLLGIRNAEIYGFHGLVLVQVLTFFPVAYLMLVGLLQKIDPSVEEASRDLGASRWDVFRTITFPLMIPGLANAVLVIFIQAIADFGNPMVIGGNFTTVAVQIYLQGIGNYDMGSATALAVVLILMSISIFVTQKYYISKKSYVTVTGKVSREREKISEKNITMPIFIVMAFLTFWVFLMYVMIPIGSFVRLWGVKYDFSLEHYKYVFALGMKPIWDTTFLSIISTPITGILAMIIAFLIVRKKFLGKGFIEFITMMAIAIPGTIVGLGYIITFNTKPLVLTGTATILIIAFIMRNMPIGIRSGIAALQQIDPSIEEAATVLGANSKKVFTSVTLPMIKPAFFSGLVYAFVRSMTLVSTIIFLVSAKYNLLTVAIMNQIDVGKIGVASAYCTILIIIVFFVIGIMTYILKKMGIDSISE
- a CDS encoding ABC transporter substrate-binding protein, which produces MKRLSTIVATFLLSLTTIFAAGEKETGHLLIYAGLMEDHAIAAVKEFEKETGIKTEFVRMSSGETLARIRAEKANMTASVWFGGPIDAFVAANEENLIEPYISPVAKDIPDKFKDPNGIWTGIYVGYLGFVGNKEVLEEIGAEMPKSWADLLKPEYKGEIVTAHPGSSGTAFTMLATIIQLKGEKDGMAYMQKLNEQVRQYTKSGTAPGRMVGLGETAIGITFLHDAIKYRKEGYEDIIISAPEEGTGFEIGGVAILKNGPDQASAKKFVDWALSKKAQELGQTVGSYQFLTNQTANAPEDVKEIAGTKLIDYNFDWAGKNRKDLLDKFSTATKTTAPTK
- a CDS encoding gamma-glutamyl-gamma-aminobutyrate hydrolase family protein, coding for MKPIIGITTFREMREKGEYNSINYGYAEAVLAAGGLPLFIPIVSEGIAKEYLEDYRLDGIIFSGGADVAPRFYGEDPGLQIPGIDTKRDIMEFELLEEAVKRKIPVLGICRGHQLINVAFDGTLYQDIDTQVQSAMGHHPTHINRDELFHSVNIKKESVLHDIFGDEKIYVNSFHHQAVKKLGKGLKATAFSCEGIVEAFETVDMNERFVLGIQWHPENLVNRYNEFLGIFKLLVDRAKEK